The genomic DNA TAATCCTGTAGGTAGCCAAGTGTATATACCTGAAGCATTTTGTCTGATGATTCCAGCTCGCAACATAAGTTTATGACTAATACTATCTGTATTATTAGGGTTATTTTTTAGCGTTAAAAATAAATATTGTGTAGCTCGCATATATTTTAGCTCTCAAATAGAAATAACATTTATAGTTAATTTATATATTCTTATGAAATATATAGTATATGATTTTTAAAATTTTTAATGTTAATTGTTAATATATTTATTAAAGGTATAAATCTTGACAAGTCATATATTTATGTATTTATTACTAGATATTTATTTTAATAAAAAAAGTTCATTTTATTTTCAGTAAGTATATATTATATGCAAACATATTATTAGATAATAAAAGGCAAATATTGTGCGTGATGATAATAATGAAGAAAAAACTGAAAGCCCCACACATCACCGGTTAGAACGAGCTAAAAAGGAAGGAAATAGCAGACATTCTCGTGAGTTGAATTCATTTTTAATTTTAATAAGTTTTTTGATAATTTTTTGGATTAATAAATACAATATAGTAATACTTTTTGAAAATATTGTGCGTTCTAGTTTCGTTTTTGACAACTCTGTTACTAAAGACGGGCATGTATTTGGTTCTAATTCAGTATTATTTTTGAAAGCTCATGTTATTAGTATATTAAAAATTATTTTTTTTCCTATATTTTTAACTATATTATTATCAATAATTTTTAGTAATTCTAATTTTCATATTAAATCATTAAAATTTAGTTTTAGCAAATTAAATCCTATAAGTGGACTAAAGAGATTGTTTTCAATCCAAATTATTGTGGAATTATTTAAATCTATATTAAAGATATTATTGGTTAGTTATGTTGTGTATTTTTATGTATCTCATTTTTTTTTAAGATCTTTAAATTTTACGTCAAAAAGTGTATTGTTGTCATTAAAGTATAGTTTTTCTATCATTTTTTCATGTATTTTAACTATTTTAATTATGATCATTCCAATTGTTGTTTTCGACATATTTTGGGAAAAATATGCTTATTACAAAAAGCTACGTATGACTCGGAAAGAGATACTTGATGAATTTAAAAAAACAGAAGGAAATCCTCAAATTAGATCACGTATTCGTCAAACTATGAGGGCATCAATGCGTCGTCGTATTATGTTATCTAGTATATCAAAATCTGACGTAATTGTTGTGAATGCTACACATTATGCTATTGCTCTTCAATATAACGAAAATAGTATGATTGCACCAAAAGTATTGGCTAAGGGATCTGGTGAGTTAGCATTAAAA from Buchnera aphidicola (Melaphis rhois) includes the following:
- the flhB gene encoding flagellar biosynthesis protein FlhB → MRDDNNEEKTESPTHHRLERAKKEGNSRHSRELNSFLILISFLIIFWINKYNIVILFENIVRSSFVFDNSVTKDGHVFGSNSVLFLKAHVISILKIIFFPIFLTILLSIIFSNSNFHIKSLKFSFSKLNPISGLKRLFSIQIIVELFKSILKILLVSYVVYFYVSHFFLRSLNFTSKSVLLSLKYSFSIIFSCILTILIMIIPIVVFDIFWEKYAYYKKLRMTRKEILDEFKKTEGNPQIRSRIRQTMRASMRRRIMLSSISKSDVIVVNATHYAIALQYNENSMIAPKVLAKGSGELALKIREIGDKYSIPVLFSLSLARVLYHYTDIGQYIPSTLYAAVAEVLTWVWKVRDWKKKGGTFPNQPHNFFIPLELRTLKKDKN